GCCCGATCGGTATACATGAATCCCACCGTCCCCCTTTGAGCCTAAATAGGCGGACAGAAAACCAGGAGTTGTAGAATCCTGCTCAACCAGCACGACCCCCGCTCCATCTCCGAATAGGATGCACGTCGTACGATCCGTATAATCGGTTACTTTTGTTAACGTCTCTGCACCTACTACCAACACTTTGCGATGCAAACCAGAGCTGATGAGCGCATTTGCCATATGGAGCGCGTACGTAAATCCTGCACAGGTAGCGGAGAGGTCCATCGCACCCGCCTGTTCGATTTGAAAATGTGCCTGAATTTGACTTGCAACGCTTGGGAATGGGTAGTCTGGCGTACTGGTCGCCACCAAAATCATATCGACATCACGGACATCCTTTTCGTAATTCGCGATCATATCGTGGATAGCAGCGATGGCCAGATCACTGGTAAATTCATCTTCCCTTGCCATACGGCGCTCATGAATACCCGTTCGTTGTAAAATCCACTCATTCGATGTTTCCACTAGCTTTTCCATATCTGTATTGGTAAGAACACGACTTGGCACATACGTACCGATAGCGGTAATTCGCGACTTGAAGAGGCCTGTATTTGTCATCATCCGATCATCACCTTTCTTTTTCATGATCTGATTATAACACTAGATATTAGTATCTGGTACT
The window above is part of the Brevibacillus antibioticus genome. Proteins encoded here:
- a CDS encoding ketoacyl-ACP synthase III, which gives rise to MMTNTGLFKSRITAIGTYVPSRVLTNTDMEKLVETSNEWILQRTGIHERRMAREDEFTSDLAIAAIHDMIANYEKDVRDVDMILVATSTPDYPFPSVASQIQAHFQIEQAGAMDLSATCAGFTYALHMANALISSGLHRKVLVVGAETLTKVTDYTDRTTCILFGDGAGVVLVEQDSTTPGFLSAYLGSKGDGGIHVYRSGLSTHMDGRELSGNGCMVQNGREVYKWAVTTVPKGMQEVVSRAGKTLEDVDWFIPHSANLRMIESICEKSHFPLEKTLYSLTHYGNTSAATIPLSLALGIKEDKVKAGDTILLYGFGGGLVHAGLMFTWNP